CTGATCTGAAGCATGTCAAAGAAATCACGACCGGAAAAACAATCGTGATGGGCCGGAAAACCTTCGAATCCATCGGCAAGCCACTCCCCAATCGGCGCAATGTCGTGCTGACCCGCAGCCGGGATTTTTCGCCGGAGGGCGTCGAAGTCGTCCATTCCAAGGCGGAGGTGCTCGCACTCGGAGACGTGATCATTTTTGGCGGGGCCGAACTGTACCGGCAATTTCTCGACGATGTGGATCGCCTGTATATTACGGAAATTGACCTGGAGACAGAGGGAGACACGTTTTTCCCGGAGTGGAACCCGGCCGATTTTCAATTGGTGTGGAAGCGAGAAGGGGTCGTCGACGAGAAAAATCCCATTCCGCATACGTTTTTCCTATACGAGCGAATCCAAAAGTAAGGCATGTTCGATGCAAAAAAGGCGTCTGTCCCTATGCGGATATGGCGCTTTTTTCCGTTGGTGGACATAAGCTGTGAGGAGGATTGGCTAAGTTGGATGCTGAGGAAAGCGGGTGTTGCCATACGTGAAGAAACGAATCGGTATTTTGACGTACCGGGGAGACAAAGGGTTTGGGAATCCGTTTTTTCTGCGAGGCCTGGTCCAAGAGGGAAAGGCCATGGGGGTCGAGATTTACGTTTTTTCCCCTCAGGACATAGATTTGGAGCATTTCCGGATCAGAGGCTTTGAACCTTCTGGGGCTAGGTGGACGTGTCAGTGGCGAGAATGGCCCGACATCGTTATCGACTATTATCGCTATTATCCGGTTGAAAAGCACAGACATTATCTGCCGATTCGCAAAAGCAGCCTCTTTTACTTTGCCAATAACCGCTTCGCGAATAAATTTCGGGTTCATCAGCTGCTGGAGCAAGAACCGGGGCTGAGGAAGTGGCTGCCGGAGACGGTGCAGTTCAGCCGGAAAAGCTTGGAGCACATGTGCAAACGGCATCCCATCTTGTACGTCAAGCCAACCAACGGCACGGCAGGAAGGAGCATCCTGCGCATCGAGCGGCGCGGCGCGGACCGCTACCTCCTCTTCGGCCGGACACGGCAGCAGGTCGTCAGGCAGGAGGTGGTCAGCGGCTTGGCGGCGCTGAGCAGGCGGGTTGCCATCTGGGTCGAGAAGGAGAAACAGGGAAGCGAACTCTTTTTCTTGCAGCAGGGCCTCGATCTGAATCTGCTCCCGGAGCGGACGGTGGATGCTCGTCTGCTCGCCCAGAAGGACGGCGAAGGCGAATGGCGCCTGACAGGTATGGGGATCCGCATCGGCCCCGTAAACTCCTCGACCTCCAATCTGCATGGGGGCGGAAAGGCCGTCCGGGCCGGGCAGTTCCTGGTCAAGCGTTTTGGCGAGGAGCGGGCAGAAATGATTATTCACCAGTGCAGGGAGCTCGCGCTGGATACGGTGGAAGTATTGGAGAGACATTTTGGCCCGATGATGGAATTCGGTTTCGATCTCGGGATCGACACAGACGGCCGCGTCTGGCTGATCGAAATGAACCCCAAGCCGGGACGCGACATTTTCCGCAAGCTGGAACAGTTTGACCGCTACCTGCTCTCTGTGCGAAGACCCTTGGAATACGCCATTTACCTGCTCAAGAAAGATCAGTCGGAAAGGGAGTTGCTCGTAACCACATAAAGGCGTAGCCCGAGCAGAAGTGACGGGATATACGGGCGTCTGGAAAAAAAGTAAGCTCGTATACCCCGGTTTCTTTCTGCTCATGGGGCAAACGGCAAGGGAGACAAGGAATCATCTGGTGGGACAAGCTTCGCCGGGCTTCAATTCCGCAGGAAATCAGCGCATAATGAGAGGGAGAAACCATTTGCAAATGAGGTGTTTGCCAGATGAAATCATCATTTGCTCTTCCTGTGGGCCAGGATCTGGTCATCCGGGGAGACTTTCACGCGCGGGAGCAAGACCCGCACCAACCCCTGCTGATCTTTTGCCACGGCTTTAAGGGATTTAAGGACTGGGGCAGCTTCCCCCATGTGGCGGAGCAGCTCGCGGACCGAGGGGTGGCTGTCCTGCGGTTCAACTTTTCCTGCAACGGTGTAGGCGAGAGCGTAACCGAGTTTGATGAGCTGGAAAAATTCGGACGCAATACCTATGCCCGCGAACTGGCCGATCTGGAGGCGTTGACCGCATGGATTACGGCGGAGGAGAATCCGTATGCCAGCTTTTTTGATCCGGGCAAGCTGTTTGTGATGGGCCATAGCAAGGGAGGAGGGGACGCGATCCTGTTCGGAGCGGACCACCCGCGGGTCAAGGGGATCATCACCTGGAACGGAATTGCCCATGTGGACCTGTTTGACGCCAGGCTGAGACAGGAGATCGCCGAAAAAGGAGTGGGCTATGTGGCAAACGCCCGGACAGGCCAGCAGATGCCAAT
This sequence is a window from Brevibacillus composti. Protein-coding genes within it:
- a CDS encoding alpha/beta hydrolase, with the translated sequence MKSSFALPVGQDLVIRGDFHAREQDPHQPLLIFCHGFKGFKDWGSFPHVAEQLADRGVAVLRFNFSCNGVGESVTEFDELEKFGRNTYARELADLEALTAWITAEENPYASFFDPGKLFVMGHSKGGGDAILFGADHPRVKGIITWNGIAHVDLFDARLRQEIAEKGVGYVANARTGQQMPITRVVISDVDQNREAYDLIAKVRKMSKPLCIIQGTKDYERLVTGAKRLAEAAGNGQLHWIEGGDHTYNTKHPFTGTTPQLDAAIGQTAAFVHSLCT
- a CDS encoding dihydrofolate reductase; the encoded protein is MISLIVAYARSRVIGWKGSMPWHLPADLKHVKEITTGKTIVMGRKTFESIGKPLPNRRNVVLTRSRDFSPEGVEVVHSKAEVLALGDVIIFGGAELYRQFLDDVDRLYITEIDLETEGDTFFPEWNPADFQLVWKREGVVDEKNPIPHTFFLYERIQK
- a CDS encoding YheC/YheD family endospore coat-associated protein, producing MKKRIGILTYRGDKGFGNPFFLRGLVQEGKAMGVEIYVFSPQDIDLEHFRIRGFEPSGARWTCQWREWPDIVIDYYRYYPVEKHRHYLPIRKSSLFYFANNRFANKFRVHQLLEQEPGLRKWLPETVQFSRKSLEHMCKRHPILYVKPTNGTAGRSILRIERRGADRYLLFGRTRQQVVRQEVVSGLAALSRRVAIWVEKEKQGSELFFLQQGLDLNLLPERTVDARLLAQKDGEGEWRLTGMGIRIGPVNSSTSNLHGGGKAVRAGQFLVKRFGEERAEMIIHQCRELALDTVEVLERHFGPMMEFGFDLGIDTDGRVWLIEMNPKPGRDIFRKLEQFDRYLLSVRRPLEYAIYLLKKDQSERELLVTT